The following proteins are co-located in the Sporolactobacillus pectinivorans genome:
- a CDS encoding ABC transporter ATP-binding protein, protein MAKKKILEINELAVSFKTHAGEVQAIRGIDLALYKGETLAIVGESGSGKSVTARAVMGLLSQKQAMIKSGSILFGGMDLLHVSQRQMRKIRGKDIAMIFQDPMTSLNPTMTIERQIIEPLRMHQRLIKSAAKKKAVELLKMVGIPQPEIRIKQYPHQFSGGMRQRVVIAVALACDPQILIADEPTTALDVTIQAKILELLNGLQKKTQTSIIFITHDLGVVANMANRVAVMYAGKIVEVGTVDEIFYNPKHPYTWGLLSSMPTLNLKDKELYSIPGSIPDLIDPPQGDAFAPRNPYAMKIDTEEQPPMFKISETHYAATWLLDPRAPKVDPPEEIVRREKIFKQLQEAGEIIDE, encoded by the coding sequence ATGGCGAAAAAGAAAATACTGGAAATTAATGAACTGGCAGTATCTTTTAAAACACATGCAGGAGAAGTACAGGCCATTCGCGGGATTGATCTGGCTTTATATAAGGGCGAGACACTCGCAATTGTCGGTGAATCCGGCTCGGGAAAATCAGTGACAGCAAGAGCAGTTATGGGCCTGCTGTCACAAAAGCAGGCAATGATCAAGAGTGGCAGCATTCTTTTTGGCGGTATGGATTTGCTGCATGTCTCTCAGAGGCAAATGCGAAAAATCCGTGGGAAAGACATTGCCATGATCTTTCAGGATCCTATGACTTCGCTGAATCCGACAATGACGATTGAGCGGCAAATTATCGAACCTTTGCGGATGCACCAGCGATTAATAAAAAGCGCAGCGAAAAAAAAAGCCGTGGAATTGCTGAAAATGGTTGGCATTCCCCAGCCGGAGATCCGGATTAAACAATATCCTCACCAATTTTCCGGTGGAATGCGTCAAAGGGTGGTTATTGCTGTTGCATTAGCCTGTGACCCCCAAATTCTGATTGCCGATGAGCCGACCACTGCACTGGATGTCACAATTCAGGCAAAAATTCTCGAACTATTAAATGGGCTTCAGAAAAAGACTCAGACATCTATTATTTTTATTACTCATGATTTGGGTGTTGTCGCCAATATGGCCAATCGTGTTGCGGTTATGTACGCCGGAAAAATTGTGGAAGTCGGAACGGTCGATGAAATTTTTTATAATCCGAAACATCCCTACACATGGGGATTGCTCAGTTCGATGCCGACACTGAATCTGAAAGACAAGGAATTGTATTCAATTCCCGGATCGATCCCTGATTTGATTGATCCGCCTCAGGGGGATGCATTTGCTCCGCGCAACCCCTATGCAATGAAAATTGATACAGAAGAACAACCGCCAATGTTTAAAATTTCAGAGACTCATTATGCAGCGACTTGGCTGCTTGATCCGAGAGCGCCTAAGGTTGATCCGCCTGAGGAAATTGTGCGCCGGGAGAAGATTTTTAAACAGCTGCAGGAGGCTGGTGAGATCATTGATGAGTGA
- a CDS encoding YdcF family protein: MEYVIKFIYGFILPPGLFVTLLIILSIWLYKRNRTLSFLVGGFTFFLYLSFIPLTGVLLIHPLENSYQPPAHVRGDVIVMLGGGATLGTPDMNGEGQLSGDAANRLITTFRLYRETGLPVITSGGKVYPDSGIEAVIAKRELIALGMPADKIILEDKSITTRQNALYTKKLLERHHYSRPILVTSAFHMPRAARNFSKIGIKVQPYPTDYLTSKKVAIYPGQFVPSDGSVTFTAIKEYVGLLTVLF; this comes from the coding sequence ATGGAATACGTCATCAAATTTATTTATGGATTTATTTTGCCTCCGGGCCTGTTTGTAACCTTGCTGATTATTCTAAGCATATGGCTGTACAAGCGGAATCGGACGCTTTCTTTCTTGGTCGGTGGATTTACTTTTTTCCTTTATCTTTCTTTTATTCCGCTGACTGGAGTTCTGCTTATCCATCCGCTCGAGAACAGCTATCAGCCGCCTGCCCATGTCCGTGGTGACGTGATTGTCATGCTGGGCGGCGGGGCGACGCTGGGCACCCCGGATATGAATGGGGAAGGCCAGCTGTCCGGAGACGCAGCGAATCGGCTGATCACCACATTTCGTCTGTATCGGGAAACCGGGCTTCCCGTGATTACCTCGGGAGGCAAGGTTTATCCGGACAGCGGTATCGAGGCAGTGATTGCGAAGCGCGAACTGATCGCACTCGGCATGCCCGCAGATAAAATAATTCTTGAGGATAAGAGCATTACCACACGCCAAAATGCGTTATATACAAAAAAGTTGCTTGAGCGGCATCATTACAGCCGGCCGATTCTAGTGACTTCCGCTTTCCATATGCCTCGTGCTGCCCGGAATTTCAGCAAAATCGGTATCAAAGTGCAGCCCTATCCAACGGATTATCTTACCAGCAAAAAAGTTGCCATATATCCGGGACAGTTCGTTCCATCCGATGGCAGCGTGACTTTTACAGCGATTAAAGAATATGTCGGATTGCTGACGGTACTGTTTTAA
- a CDS encoding OsmC family protein — MELIQQSETIELVHENGNWLLGRQKGFSPVQLIAASAAACSTYVFEQLLDGQQIPYQLINVSFDYQESTAYPNPISQIDVRFLIDVPRASQEAAKQIFMQIPGNCPVIQSLHPRIRLNESVTFAE, encoded by the coding sequence ATGGAACTCATTCAACAATCAGAAACCATCGAGCTTGTCCATGAAAACGGAAACTGGCTGCTCGGCAGGCAAAAAGGTTTTTCACCGGTTCAGCTGATCGCCGCATCTGCGGCTGCGTGCAGTACTTATGTATTTGAACAGTTACTTGACGGACAACAGATCCCGTATCAGCTGATCAACGTCTCTTTCGATTATCAGGAGAGTACTGCCTATCCCAATCCAATCTCGCAAATTGACGTCCGCTTCCTGATTGATGTGCCACGAGCAAGTCAGGAAGCCGCCAAACAAATTTTCATGCAAATTCCCGGGAACTGTCCGGTCATCCAGTCTCTCCATCCGCGTATCAGGCTTAATGAATCTGTGACGTTCGCCGAATGA
- a CDS encoding ABC transporter permease, producing the protein MHDERFELLPNIAQSSGQVAYKERRESVLYRLCHDKRAIAACIVLIIISAFCLFAFLSPYDPNYLSIQDKLLLPSATHWFGTDDHGRDYFTRVLYGGRVSLAVGLFSMLIAVFLGTIVGTVSGYLGGFVDSFFMRFLDIFMSLPSFFVLMILNAYLKPSVQNIIIIIGLLSWMDVARVVRSQTMSIKEQEFMLYARAIGVRMWRAIFKHIVPGVMPSIVVAASLNVANAILTESALSFLGLGVQPPASSWGSMLNNAQGYIGTATYLAVFPGVLILVVILSFNILGDTLRDALEPKN; encoded by the coding sequence ATGCATGATGAACGTTTTGAACTCCTGCCCAATATCGCGCAGTCATCCGGACAGGTAGCTTATAAAGAACGCCGTGAGTCCGTGCTTTATCGGCTATGCCATGACAAACGGGCGATCGCTGCGTGCATCGTTTTGATTATTATCTCCGCTTTTTGCTTGTTTGCTTTTCTGTCACCTTATGACCCCAACTATTTGTCAATTCAGGACAAGCTGCTTTTACCTTCGGCTACTCACTGGTTTGGGACAGATGATCATGGACGGGATTATTTTACACGTGTCCTCTATGGCGGGAGAGTGTCGCTCGCGGTTGGGCTGTTTTCTATGCTAATTGCTGTTTTTCTTGGGACGATAGTTGGGACGGTATCCGGATATCTCGGCGGATTTGTTGACAGCTTTTTTATGAGGTTTCTCGATATTTTCATGTCACTTCCATCGTTCTTTGTACTGATGATCCTTAATGCCTATCTGAAACCGAGCGTGCAGAATATCATTATCATTATCGGGCTGCTCTCATGGATGGATGTTGCCAGGGTTGTCCGTTCGCAGACAATGAGTATTAAAGAGCAGGAGTTCATGCTTTATGCCAGAGCCATTGGGGTAAGAATGTGGCGCGCTATTTTTAAACATATCGTTCCCGGAGTCATGCCGTCCATTGTTGTAGCCGCCTCCCTGAACGTCGCTAATGCGATTTTGACCGAATCCGCCCTAAGCTTTCTGGGACTTGGCGTTCAGCCGCCCGCGTCTTCGTGGGGAAGCATGCTGAATAATGCACAGGGATACATCGGGACCGCGACATATCTTGCTGTCTTCCCGGGTGTTCTCATCCTGGTTGTCATTCTTTCCTTTAATATTCTAGGTGACACACTCAGAGATGCATTGGAACCAAAGAATTGA
- a CDS encoding ABC transporter permease: protein MSKMIARRVLQIVPMLFVISIISFALAKLAPGDPVKMYVTPNMHPEDVERIRRSLGLNLPIYEQYIRWLIQVLHGNLGYSLQNSQPVLGQILQRLPATIGLMGSSLVLTLIFAVPLGLVAAKYADTWLDQVLNLLSYISISIPVFWFGIILIDFFSVQLNWLPSLGMRTIGVNSFPDLVQHAILPIATLTFQGCGAYYRYVRSNTISELKKSYVEFGYAKGLPDWKILWNHVLKNVLLPVITLLGMSLPMLISGAYITESVFSWPGLGLLSVDAIFSLDYPVIMAMTLFSGLMLILGNLFADITYQIVDPRIRK, encoded by the coding sequence TTGAGCAAAATGATAGCAAGGCGTGTACTTCAAATCGTTCCAATGCTGTTCGTAATTTCCATTATTTCTTTTGCTCTGGCTAAGCTCGCTCCCGGTGATCCGGTAAAAATGTATGTGACACCTAACATGCATCCGGAAGATGTCGAACGGATCCGGAGAAGCCTAGGGCTCAATCTGCCCATTTATGAGCAGTATATCCGCTGGCTGATTCAGGTCTTACATGGGAATCTGGGTTACTCTCTTCAAAACAGCCAGCCTGTTCTGGGGCAGATTCTTCAGAGACTTCCGGCAACGATCGGCTTAATGGGATCATCACTCGTGCTGACTCTGATTTTTGCTGTCCCGCTTGGGTTGGTGGCGGCGAAATATGCTGATACCTGGCTGGATCAGGTACTGAATTTGCTTTCATACATCAGCATCTCTATTCCTGTTTTCTGGTTCGGTATCATCCTGATTGATTTTTTTTCCGTCCAGCTGAACTGGCTGCCTTCTCTCGGTATGAGGACGATCGGCGTCAACAGTTTTCCCGACCTGGTGCAGCATGCCATTCTGCCGATAGCGACATTGACTTTCCAAGGGTGCGGCGCTTATTACCGGTATGTCCGGTCAAATACGATATCTGAACTTAAGAAAAGTTATGTAGAATTTGGCTATGCCAAAGGGTTGCCTGATTGGAAGATACTCTGGAATCATGTCCTGAAAAATGTATTGCTGCCTGTGATTACACTGCTCGGGATGTCGCTGCCGATGCTTATTTCCGGTGCGTATATTACGGAAAGTGTTTTTTCGTGGCCAGGACTGGGTCTGTTGAGTGTCGACGCCATTTTCAGCTTGGATTATCCGGTGATTATGGCGATGACTTTATTTTCTGGATTGATGCTGATATTGGGCAATCTCTTTGCAGACATTACTTATCAAATTGTCGATCCAAGAATTCGAAAGTAA
- a CDS encoding ArnT family glycosyltransferase, producing MKRILNQSNLVYLLFTSALLGVTFYNLFYNLGSFPIASFDEARHGVSAYEMLISRNFIVNTYMYKPDYWNLKPPLSFWTIILGYKIAGFNALGLRLVSAVCALLTVITVTLFVLKRHGKVASVVSALVLTTCLQFFTNHCARTGDPDALYLFLFTSAILSLLLSDKNNRWIYVSGLAFALAFLTKSWHAGNIIVIMGLYFFFSGKYKKLSFKNWFILGCCLSVPILVWVVLRYQYDGFTFFKEMIAYDLFKRSTTTIEGHFGGKLYYLNILSHYFIYWLVILYGLILAYANQRIAFKKIISAQKAYWICIAAWASVPLFLFSLAQTKISWYIIPIYPALAIIIGVLSSRFLRSGKLEMRIILLASLLFVSASYEMKIYQYVTHPPINSQLVLIQKLREVKTVRGATLFSYDRTKPWSQDAVLTAELSANLRVSNGNFRDFLNTQRALLFIQKKYDTATFIKTNKLRTVASDTWGYIVSRKAIDPSHHSDQGTALDKLT from the coding sequence ATGAAACGTATATTGAATCAGTCTAATTTAGTTTATTTGTTATTCACAAGCGCTTTACTGGGTGTTACCTTTTACAATCTTTTCTACAATTTGGGCAGTTTTCCAATTGCCAGTTTTGATGAAGCAAGGCATGGCGTCAGTGCATATGAAATGCTCATATCCAGAAATTTTATTGTAAATACATACATGTATAAGCCGGATTACTGGAATCTGAAACCTCCTCTCAGTTTCTGGACGATCATACTTGGTTACAAAATAGCCGGATTCAATGCACTCGGGCTCAGACTGGTCTCAGCCGTCTGCGCTCTGCTCACAGTCATCACGGTGACGCTGTTTGTCCTGAAAAGGCATGGAAAAGTTGCTTCTGTCGTATCGGCACTGGTGCTGACGACATGTCTACAGTTTTTCACCAATCACTGCGCCAGAACGGGGGACCCGGATGCCCTTTATCTCTTCCTGTTTACGTCGGCCATTCTTTCACTGCTTCTTTCAGATAAAAATAACAGGTGGATTTACGTTTCCGGGCTTGCATTCGCATTGGCTTTTTTAACAAAAAGTTGGCATGCAGGCAACATTATCGTTATCATGGGTCTATATTTCTTTTTTTCAGGAAAATATAAGAAGCTGTCGTTCAAAAACTGGTTCATTCTTGGTTGTTGTCTATCAGTGCCAATCTTGGTATGGGTAGTTCTAAGGTATCAGTATGATGGATTTACCTTTTTCAAGGAAATGATTGCCTATGATCTGTTTAAGCGTTCAACGACTACAATTGAGGGCCACTTTGGGGGAAAACTTTATTACCTTAATATTCTCTCACATTATTTTATTTACTGGCTGGTCATTCTGTATGGTCTGATCTTAGCCTATGCTAATCAGAGAATAGCCTTCAAAAAGATAATTTCGGCACAAAAAGCTTATTGGATCTGCATTGCTGCCTGGGCAAGTGTACCTTTATTCCTTTTTTCCCTTGCGCAAACGAAAATCAGTTGGTATATCATACCTATTTATCCTGCATTGGCCATTATAATAGGTGTGCTTTCCAGCCGTTTTCTGAGAAGCGGAAAATTAGAAATGAGAATCATACTTCTGGCTTCTCTCTTGTTTGTTTCGGCTTCTTACGAAATGAAAATTTATCAATACGTCACTCATCCTCCGATTAATTCACAGCTTGTCCTGATCCAAAAATTGCGGGAGGTGAAAACAGTCAGGGGCGCCACGCTGTTTAGCTACGACCGAACAAAGCCATGGTCGCAGGACGCTGTGTTAACAGCAGAGCTGTCAGCCAATTTACGGGTTAGCAATGGCAACTTTAGAGATTTTCTGAATACACAAAGAGCCCTGCTTTTCATACAAAAAAAATATGACACCGCAACCTTTATCAAAACGAATAAATTACGGACTGTTGCCTCCGATACATGGGGTTATATTGTATCAAGAAAAGCCATTGATCCTAGCCATCACAGTGATCAGGGAACTGCCTTGGATAAATTGACATAA
- a CDS encoding ABC transporter substrate-binding protein yields the protein MKKSLVVLLALIFILTLSACGSNNTASNNSKNGGSLTVAVPGDPLVLNPNYASDRVTLTIQQALYSPLFYINGRNVTPALADKLTASKDQLKYTLILKKNLKWSDGTPLTADDIVFTLNSILDTKQNSDLRGNFVFNNEPVKVAAINKNTVVFTLPTVAPAFPLSLEQLYPIPQHVFKNEGDLQKSTKNNHPVGSGPFRFVTYKSGQYVETQRNNYYFGGKAHLDKVIFQITKDQNAANLALENGSIQLKAIQPADVKNVTSRGNTEVISYPEYRLNYAVFNENVPAFKNKTFRQALSYALNREDVIKSAYGSSKYGVPASSIFTSDVKFQDTNVQAYPYNLTKARQLLGKSKVDTKQPLSIIYLNNNPAQESIALYFQQQFKKIGLNLQLKPTDPTALNNITLDRNSKAYGILLNGYIMGPEADVYKVLYQSDSPYNYANYHNSKLDKLWNAAAVETNQTKRAAYYDQIQKQIADDAVIYPISYDDAILAINKKFGGIQAAKPQPVTIFRDLSKLYLK from the coding sequence TTGAAGAAATCTTTGGTTGTCCTTTTGGCTCTTATTTTTATATTAACGTTAAGCGCATGCGGGTCAAACAATACAGCATCAAACAATAGTAAAAACGGAGGGTCGTTAACGGTTGCCGTACCCGGTGATCCACTTGTTCTGAACCCTAATTACGCCAGCGACCGAGTAACCCTGACGATTCAACAGGCGCTCTATTCGCCCCTGTTTTACATCAACGGGAGAAACGTTACACCGGCATTGGCGGATAAGCTGACCGCCTCAAAGGATCAACTGAAATATACGCTGATTCTGAAGAAAAATCTGAAATGGAGTGACGGTACGCCCCTCACGGCAGATGATATTGTCTTCACGCTGAATTCGATCCTTGACACGAAACAGAACAGTGATCTCCGCGGGAACTTTGTCTTTAACAACGAACCTGTAAAAGTTGCGGCGATCAACAAAAATACGGTTGTCTTCACCTTACCCACGGTGGCACCGGCTTTTCCGCTAAGTCTGGAACAGCTTTATCCAATTCCGCAGCACGTGTTTAAAAACGAAGGCGATCTCCAGAAGAGTACGAAGAATAATCATCCGGTCGGTTCCGGCCCTTTCCGGTTTGTTACCTATAAATCCGGCCAATATGTAGAAACGCAGCGGAATAACTATTATTTCGGCGGGAAAGCACATCTTGATAAAGTTATTTTCCAGATTACAAAAGATCAAAATGCAGCCAACCTTGCACTTGAAAATGGAAGTATTCAATTGAAAGCCATTCAGCCGGCTGATGTAAAGAATGTGACTAGCAGGGGAAATACAGAAGTTATTTCATATCCTGAATATCGCTTGAACTATGCAGTCTTCAATGAGAATGTGCCGGCATTTAAAAACAAAACATTCCGCCAGGCATTGTCCTATGCGCTTAACCGTGAGGACGTTATCAAATCTGCATATGGGTCGAGCAAGTACGGCGTGCCTGCCTCATCGATCTTTACTTCCGATGTAAAATTCCAGGATACGAACGTCCAAGCTTATCCTTATAATCTGACAAAAGCGAGACAACTTTTGGGTAAGAGCAAAGTGGATACGAAGCAACCGCTTTCTATTATTTACCTGAATAATAATCCGGCTCAGGAAAGCATTGCCCTTTATTTCCAGCAACAGTTTAAAAAAATCGGCTTGAATCTTCAGCTGAAACCAACAGATCCTACGGCACTGAATAATATTACTCTTGACCGGAACAGCAAGGCTTACGGCATTTTGTTAAACGGTTATATCATGGGGCCGGAAGCCGATGTGTATAAAGTACTTTATCAGTCGGATTCACCTTATAATTACGCCAACTATCACAATTCCAAATTGGATAAGCTCTGGAACGCGGCCGCTGTTGAGACCAATCAGACCAAACGCGCAGCTTATTATGATCAGATTCAGAAACAAATCGCAGATGATGCGGTCATCTATCCAATCTCTTACGATGATGCGATACTCGCTATAAATAAAAAATTTGGTGGCATACAGGCAGCAAAACCGCAACCGGTAACTATTTTCAGAGATCTGTCAAAACTCTATCTGAAATAA
- a CDS encoding undecaprenyl-diphosphatase, which translates to MNPFDVTVFHAINNLAGHVSWLDMFFAFVSQYSPEIYALLFIVFWFSLPRSQFEGRHSLILAVFSAILALCINVIISHIWARPRPFVALPHGTVHQLIPHAPDASFPSDHGSGGTAIASATWGKNKWINRILTTFTAIMLFSRIYTGVHWPTDILGSIVVGLFSSWIIRKYSRLFYPITKILLRIFHLQSQHYKESHGNK; encoded by the coding sequence ATGAATCCGTTTGATGTTACTGTATTCCATGCAATTAATAATCTGGCAGGGCATGTCTCTTGGTTGGATATGTTCTTTGCTTTCGTTTCGCAGTATTCGCCCGAAATTTATGCGCTTCTTTTCATTGTTTTCTGGTTCAGCTTGCCCCGATCACAGTTTGAAGGGCGCCATTCCTTGATACTCGCCGTGTTTTCAGCAATCCTCGCGCTTTGTATCAATGTAATCATCTCGCATATATGGGCGCGGCCGAGACCGTTTGTTGCGCTGCCTCATGGTACTGTTCACCAGCTTATTCCCCATGCTCCCGATGCTTCTTTTCCAAGCGATCACGGATCGGGCGGCACGGCCATTGCCTCCGCTACCTGGGGTAAAAACAAGTGGATTAACCGTATTCTTACGACCTTTACAGCAATTATGCTGTTTTCGAGAATTTATACCGGCGTTCACTGGCCGACGGACATTCTTGGGAGCATCGTTGTCGGACTTTTTTCAAGCTGGATTATCCGTAAATACTCGCGGCTTTTCTACCCTATAACAAAAATCCTCCTGAGAATTTTCCACCTTCAGTCTCAACATTATAAGGAGTCTCATGGAAACAAGTAA
- a CDS encoding ABC transporter ATP-binding protein, giving the protein MSEDRKKLLEIRHLKKYFSPGTRKEVRAVDDISFDIYEGETFGLVGESGCGKSTTGRTIIQLYDRTDGEILFNGKNVFQMKGASERDVLRRDIQMIFQDPFASIDPHFTAKDIIAEGMDVHHLYKTRAERDQKVYDLLEEVGLTREHAERNPHEFSGGQRQRIGIARALAVSPKLIIADEPISALDVSIQAQVVNLLKRIQRQKGLTYLFIAHDLSMVKYISDRIAVMHKGKIVELADSDELYCSPLHPYTKSLLSAIPQPDPIFERKRQRIDYQWREEQGDTGKLYEISPKHFVFCLEDEIADYHRKYNALKK; this is encoded by the coding sequence ATGAGTGAGGACAGAAAGAAGTTGCTGGAAATCCGGCATCTGAAAAAGTATTTTTCTCCGGGAACCCGTAAAGAAGTCCGCGCGGTTGATGACATCTCTTTTGATATTTATGAGGGCGAGACATTTGGGCTGGTAGGAGAATCAGGATGCGGAAAATCAACTACGGGAAGAACGATTATCCAGCTTTATGATCGAACGGACGGGGAAATACTCTTTAATGGGAAAAATGTGTTTCAAATGAAGGGCGCTTCTGAACGGGATGTACTCCGGCGGGACATTCAGATGATTTTTCAGGATCCCTTTGCTTCTATTGATCCTCATTTTACTGCGAAAGATATTATTGCAGAGGGCATGGATGTCCACCATCTATACAAGACACGGGCGGAGCGTGATCAAAAGGTCTATGATTTGCTGGAAGAGGTCGGTCTGACGCGCGAGCATGCAGAACGAAATCCTCATGAATTTTCCGGAGGCCAGAGGCAGCGGATAGGTATTGCACGAGCACTCGCCGTCAGCCCGAAACTGATTATTGCCGATGAACCGATTTCCGCACTGGATGTATCCATCCAGGCGCAGGTTGTTAACTTGTTGAAAAGGATTCAACGCCAAAAAGGATTGACCTATTTGTTCATTGCCCATGATCTATCTATGGTTAAATATATAAGCGATCGAATTGCAGTGATGCATAAAGGCAAAATTGTTGAACTGGCTGATTCAGATGAACTCTACTGCTCTCCTCTTCATCCGTACACAAAGTCACTTCTGTCCGCCATTCCACAGCCCGATCCGATATTCGAACGAAAGCGTCAGCGCATTGACTATCAATGGAGAGAAGAGCAGGGAGATACCGGAAAACTGTACGAAATTTCTCCTAAACATTTTGTCTTTTGTTTGGAAGATGAAATTGCGGACTATCACCGTAAATACAATGCTTTAAAAAAATAA
- a CDS encoding beta-galactosidase, translated as MLSVQTAFYYGGDYNPEQWDESVWAEDMRLMKKAGVNYVSVNIFSWASLQPDEETYDFGTLDKIMNMLAANAIRADLATATAAPPAWLARKYPQSLPVSIDGTRLLPGSRQHYCPNSTDYQRLAAALAEQLAFRYRNHPALTMWHVNNEYGCHVSECYCETCKAKFQVWLKKKYGAIAKLNKSWSTDFWSQRYYAWEEINLPGKMPAQHNPNQQVDYKRFMNDSILDLFKMERDIIKNYTPRIPVMTNLMGLHKPINGFMWAKKMDLVTWDAYPDPFQHVPYEYFMAHDLTRSLKKQPFLLMEQAPGAVNWREQNAVKTPGQMRLWSYEAVAHGADGIMFFQWRASQGGAEKFHSGMVPHSNDEDSRSFREVAALGQELKKCRELVGTTFKAEVAIVFDWENWWALEQSSKPSNLVRYASELGTYYRTLRELNISADFVPFEEDLTPYRVVLAPASYQVPQSFTEKVKAYVRHGGIFLTNFFSGIVDLSDRVYLGGYPGAYRELLGIYVEEFAPMKKGQVHQIATPWGDSSIRIWEEYIQLRGAGALATFKNGYLTGMPAVTSHAYGKGQAYYVGTHPDTVYLKHLLIGIMERTQVFPPLSVPEDVEVTVRESHNIKYYFILNHSDTEKMFAIDPIFVDLLTGREESRLIKLAPRDVKILRAEKEKISYEKTD; from the coding sequence ATGCTGAGTGTACAAACCGCCTTTTATTATGGCGGAGACTATAATCCGGAACAATGGGATGAATCGGTATGGGCTGAAGATATGCGGCTGATGAAGAAAGCCGGCGTTAATTATGTCAGCGTTAATATTTTCAGTTGGGCAAGCCTTCAACCGGATGAGGAAACCTATGATTTCGGTACTTTGGATAAAATCATGAACATGCTGGCCGCGAATGCTATTCGTGCTGATCTAGCAACGGCGACAGCCGCACCCCCGGCCTGGCTGGCACGCAAGTATCCGCAGTCGCTTCCGGTTTCGATTGACGGAACACGGCTTCTGCCGGGATCACGCCAGCATTACTGCCCGAACAGCACGGATTATCAAAGATTGGCGGCGGCTCTTGCTGAACAGCTTGCATTTCGCTATCGGAATCATCCGGCACTGACCATGTGGCATGTCAATAATGAATACGGCTGCCATGTTTCCGAGTGTTACTGCGAAACGTGCAAAGCTAAATTTCAAGTATGGCTGAAGAAAAAGTATGGTGCGATCGCAAAATTAAATAAAAGCTGGTCGACGGATTTCTGGAGTCAGCGATATTACGCATGGGAAGAAATCAACCTTCCAGGGAAAATGCCGGCGCAGCACAATCCGAATCAGCAGGTGGACTATAAACGTTTTATGAATGATTCCATTCTGGATTTATTTAAAATGGAACGGGATATCATCAAAAACTATACACCGCGGATTCCGGTGATGACCAATCTGATGGGGCTGCATAAGCCAATCAACGGTTTTATGTGGGCTAAGAAGATGGATCTAGTCACATGGGACGCTTATCCGGATCCCTTCCAGCATGTCCCTTATGAATACTTTATGGCACATGATTTGACACGGAGCCTGAAGAAACAACCTTTTTTGTTAATGGAGCAGGCGCCCGGTGCGGTCAATTGGCGGGAACAAAATGCTGTAAAAACACCCGGGCAGATGCGCTTGTGGAGTTATGAGGCGGTGGCTCACGGAGCGGATGGCATCATGTTCTTTCAGTGGCGGGCATCACAGGGAGGAGCGGAGAAGTTTCACAGCGGAATGGTTCCCCACTCCAATGATGAAGACAGCCGCAGTTTCCGGGAAGTGGCTGCGCTTGGACAGGAATTGAAAAAGTGCCGCGAGCTGGTTGGCACAACATTCAAGGCGGAAGTTGCGATTGTTTTTGATTGGGAAAACTGGTGGGCTTTGGAGCAAAGTTCAAAACCATCGAATCTCGTCCGGTATGCCTCCGAACTGGGCACCTATTACCGTACTCTTCGCGAACTGAACATTAGTGCTGATTTTGTCCCTTTCGAAGAAGATTTAACACCTTATCGTGTTGTACTGGCGCCGGCCAGTTATCAGGTGCCGCAATCTTTTACTGAAAAAGTGAAAGCATATGTCCGGCATGGAGGAATCTTTCTGACCAACTTCTTCAGCGGGATTGTCGATCTTTCCGACCGGGTCTATCTCGGCGGTTATCCCGGGGCATACCGAGAGCTGCTCGGCATCTACGTTGAGGAATTCGCACCAATGAAGAAAGGACAGGTTCACCAAATCGCAACGCCATGGGGAGATTCATCGATCCGGATCTGGGAAGAGTACATTCAACTGCGAGGAGCTGGCGCACTGGCGACATTCAAAAACGGTTATCTCACAGGTATGCCTGCAGTCACCAGCCATGCCTACGGAAAGGGACAGGCCTATTATGTCGGCACTCATCCCGATACAGTCTATCTGAAACATCTGCTTATCGGCATCATGGAAAGAACTCAAGTTTTCCCGCCACTGAGCGTGCCTGAAGATGTGGAAGTAACGGTGCGTGAAAGCCACAATATAAAATACTATTTTATTCTCAACCATTCCGATACTGAAAAAATGTTCGCCATTGATCCGATCTTTGTTGATCTTTTAACCGGACGTGAGGAAAGTAGACTAATCAAACTGGCACCGAGGGATGTTAAGATTCTGAGGGCAGAAAAAGAGAAAATCAGTTATGAAAAAACAGATTGA